In one window of Poriferisphaera corsica DNA:
- a CDS encoding polysaccharide biosynthesis/export family protein — protein MRFYSIKKLVHSKMLHIACSIALAGGCAAPQYTDYNAFINDPMQLVSSEEYRVAPPDTIAISSKRVREVSNLREQIRPDGRINLPLLGSIFVAGKTCEELSVELSSLAREYYEDADITVHVIGFASKKIFIFGEVSGPGSYSYNGTNTVLNMLAKSQPTRLADPTRIQVLRPDADGNMRKRMTVDLNKMVKEGDTSLNALLEEGDVIYVPPNPLASVGLAFQQLLLPLQPAASTVKGPSDIYNSTQTSVYGNNQ, from the coding sequence ATGAGATTCTATTCAATCAAAAAACTCGTTCACAGCAAAATGCTACATATCGCTTGTAGTATAGCATTGGCTGGGGGTTGCGCAGCTCCACAATATACTGATTACAATGCGTTTATTAACGATCCCATGCAATTGGTATCGTCAGAAGAATATCGTGTTGCCCCACCAGATACGATTGCCATTTCCTCAAAACGAGTCAGAGAAGTTTCAAATCTTCGAGAGCAGATACGTCCTGATGGCAGGATCAATCTTCCATTACTTGGAAGCATCTTTGTTGCAGGTAAAACATGCGAAGAACTCAGCGTAGAATTGTCTTCGCTTGCTCGCGAGTACTATGAAGATGCAGATATTACTGTGCATGTAATAGGCTTTGCAAGCAAGAAGATATTCATTTTCGGTGAAGTGTCTGGGCCAGGTTCATATTCATATAACGGTACAAACACTGTTTTGAATATGCTTGCAAAATCGCAGCCAACACGCCTTGCAGATCCTACAAGGATACAGGTACTGAGGCCAGATGCCGACGGAAACATGCGTAAGCGCATGACCGTTGACTTAAACAAAATGGTCAAAGAAGGCGACACATCACTCAACGCTCTTCTTGAAGAAGGTGATGTCATTTACGTTCCGCCAAATCCATTAGCATCAGTAGGTTTAGCATTCCAACAATTACTCTTACCGCTTCAGCCAGCTGCTTCAACAGTTAAAGGGCCGTCTGATATTTATAATAGTACACAAACAAGTGTATACGGTAACAACCAATAA
- a CDS encoding sugar transferase → MKDLQTQSNLKSVPSTGAIQRVLLYRIGKRIIDISGSLALLLMFMPILIGCGIWIKSRDGGSIFYKQWRVGRNGWLFRIYKFRTMSLNAESKGIQLAKNNDPRVLRGCHWMRKSHIDELPQLINILFGNMSLVGPRPERPEIFEELRGDLPSFSRRLAAKPGLTGLAQVLNGYSNDLTGMRMKLAYDLQYLRKRSVLGDLKLIFLTIPKFWDNTAC, encoded by the coding sequence ATGAAAGATCTACAAACACAATCCAATCTCAAATCCGTACCATCAACAGGTGCCATACAACGAGTGTTGTTGTACCGAATAGGTAAACGAATCATTGATATTAGTGGTTCATTGGCTCTGTTGTTAATGTTCATGCCAATCCTGATTGGCTGCGGCATATGGATTAAAAGTAGAGACGGGGGATCAATCTTTTACAAACAATGGCGGGTTGGCCGCAATGGTTGGTTATTTCGGATCTATAAATTCAGGACCATGAGTTTAAATGCTGAATCTAAAGGTATTCAATTAGCCAAAAACAACGATCCACGTGTTCTTCGCGGATGTCATTGGATGCGAAAAAGTCATATAGATGAATTACCACAGTTAATTAATATTCTTTTCGGAAATATGAGTCTTGTTGGACCACGACCGGAAAGACCCGAGATATTTGAAGAGTTGCGAGGTGATCTGCCAAGTTTTTCTAGGCGATTAGCAGCTAAACCGGGCTTGACCGGCCTAGCTCAAGTGCTCAATGGCTATTCGAACGATCTCACCGGTATGAGAATGAAGCTTGCATACGACTTGCAGTATTTACGAAAGCGTTCTGTTTTAGGTGATTTGAAGCTAATCTTCTTAACAATACCAAAGTTTTGGGATAACACAGCTTGCTAA
- a CDS encoding CpsD/CapB family tyrosine-protein kinase — protein sequence MGYIFDALKRNKQPEDKLLASEDTTARPSDETCHEINIDDVETLSACRDDLEEAVAAEAFTASDNLIIEATPEWINCVDDRLIALREPGAVMSEEYRSIRTSLLARWNHEKHLVHTITSATPQEGKTITSLNLGLSFAELHNRKVIVIEADLRLPTFEKLLHLGTKRGLVGYLRGEYELDEIVHELSPNGLFVIPAGGRANNDSVQMLSSKRMQNLLEHLRTSFDHVIIDTPPVIELADAGILGSQSDDVILIARMSRTPRALIDQAKKVLSSYNAPVSGMIATDQKRSRHKHYYYRYGYGYRYHNRYYTKQAA from the coding sequence ATGGGTTACATATTCGATGCTCTAAAAAGAAACAAACAACCTGAAGACAAGCTATTGGCCTCAGAAGACACAACGGCCAGGCCTTCAGATGAAACTTGCCATGAGATCAACATCGATGATGTCGAAACTCTTTCAGCTTGCCGTGATGACCTTGAAGAAGCTGTTGCTGCTGAGGCGTTCACCGCTTCAGATAATCTCATCATTGAAGCCACGCCTGAGTGGATCAATTGTGTCGATGATCGGCTGATTGCTTTACGCGAACCAGGTGCAGTTATGTCTGAAGAGTACCGTTCAATCAGAACATCTCTATTAGCCAGATGGAATCATGAAAAACATCTTGTGCACACAATCACAAGCGCAACACCCCAAGAAGGCAAAACGATTACATCGTTAAACCTTGGATTGAGTTTTGCAGAACTACACAATCGTAAAGTGATTGTGATTGAAGCCGATTTGCGTCTGCCCACTTTTGAAAAGCTACTTCACTTAGGTACAAAGCGTGGGCTAGTTGGCTATCTACGCGGTGAATATGAGCTGGACGAAATTGTTCATGAATTATCACCAAATGGCCTCTTTGTCATACCAGCTGGTGGAAGAGCCAATAATGATTCTGTACAGATGCTCAGCAGCAAACGTATGCAAAATTTACTTGAGCATTTACGTACTTCATTCGATCACGTAATCATCGATACGCCACCTGTAATCGAACTCGCTGACGCTGGCATCCTTGGCTCACAAAGTGACGATGTTATTTTGATTGCTCGAATGAGCAGAACCCCTCGAGCATTAATTGACCAAGCAAAGAAAGTACTCTCAAGCTATAACGCGCCTGTTTCCGGCATGATTGCAACCGATCAAAAGAGATCTCGCCACAAACATTATTACTATCGCTATGGCTACGGATATCGTTACCACAACAGATATTACACCAAGCAAGCAGCCTAA
- a CDS encoding GumC family protein yields the protein MNERQEQSNTILEAWDILLQYRWRFILPAFIIMSGVLVVGFVIPRKYKAIAQFERRTDMVMTEIGTKGATRSFQDPKSILTEELKGQPAIDELFKSIDPKLPKLGIPNSSSDMSMLRGNVIKKVNVRWDISTNTIDRVRVDYVDNNPQLATLVVNTLIENYIKRSREIMNGRLNQTAQFFKDEVAGNRKKIEEYENNVLEFEIKYSELLPENPNNIQTKITTLQETLTELISEREAARALTKALKQSIDTEPEIIPSTILGQNPEYTQLLDKQRKLRDQYTEFTSTLKMKSRHPDMIALKTELAAIKEQLNTTPSEIVIERQTQNNPKLSELEIRLTTAQGEYEALAGHTAAMEDQLKGLQLEANKIYEVRSAYRKLQRQVIETERQITFWEDNLRRVEMALAAESGNKGIQLMFLKPASIVSKPVSPNWLQLIIAAVGMGIFCGALNVFVSHRTNDSFNDGEQASSFCDLQLFGAVSEIISTQQRKVRKIRNIILYPTNAIIMGSILLSLSTLLYLDLEKPDLFKDLMHQANQYTAPQKAIADDSKRLNGQSNVQATTHDLTGDTKE from the coding sequence ATGAATGAACGTCAAGAACAATCAAATACTATCCTGGAGGCATGGGATATCCTACTCCAGTATCGTTGGCGATTTATCCTGCCCGCCTTCATTATTATGTCGGGTGTGCTGGTCGTAGGATTCGTAATCCCACGCAAATACAAGGCAATTGCTCAGTTTGAACGGCGCACTGACATGGTTATGACCGAAATCGGGACCAAAGGTGCAACACGTTCATTCCAGGATCCCAAGAGTATTCTCACAGAGGAGCTCAAAGGGCAACCAGCAATAGATGAGTTATTTAAATCTATTGATCCGAAACTACCTAAGCTGGGTATACCAAATAGCAGTAGTGATATGTCTATGCTACGTGGCAATGTCATTAAAAAAGTGAATGTCAGATGGGATATCTCGACAAATACTATTGATCGAGTACGCGTTGACTACGTGGACAATAATCCTCAACTAGCAACGCTAGTCGTTAACACATTGATCGAGAACTACATCAAACGTTCTAGAGAAATCATGAACGGCCGATTAAATCAAACTGCACAATTCTTTAAAGATGAAGTGGCTGGTAATCGCAAAAAAATTGAAGAATATGAGAACAATGTTCTCGAATTTGAAATCAAATACAGTGAGCTTTTACCTGAAAATCCAAATAACATTCAAACTAAGATAACGACTTTACAAGAGACATTAACCGAGCTCATCAGTGAACGAGAAGCCGCTAGAGCTCTCACCAAAGCTTTAAAACAATCTATTGATACAGAGCCGGAAATCATTCCTTCTACAATTCTCGGACAAAATCCTGAGTATACACAGCTATTAGACAAACAAAGAAAACTGCGTGACCAATATACTGAGTTCACAAGTACATTAAAGATGAAGTCGCGACACCCAGATATGATCGCGCTGAAAACTGAATTAGCCGCTATCAAAGAGCAACTCAATACGACACCATCTGAGATAGTTATTGAGAGACAAACACAAAATAATCCCAAGCTTTCTGAGTTGGAAATCCGTCTTACGACCGCTCAAGGTGAATATGAGGCGCTAGCTGGCCACACAGCAGCAATGGAAGATCAGTTGAAGGGACTCCAGCTAGAAGCAAACAAAATCTATGAAGTCCGCAGTGCATATCGCAAGCTGCAGAGGCAAGTCATTGAGACTGAACGACAAATCACTTTTTGGGAAGACAATCTACGCCGTGTCGAAATGGCGTTAGCAGCTGAATCTGGGAATAAAGGTATTCAATTGATGTTCCTGAAACCAGCGTCAATTGTAAGCAAACCGGTTTCCCCAAATTGGCTACAGTTGATAATCGCTGCCGTAGGCATGGGTATATTCTGCGGTGCACTAAATGTGTTCGTTTCGCATCGTACAAACGACTCGTTTAATGACGGTGAACAAGCATCCAGCTTTTGCGACCTACAGCTCTTTGGCGCAGTCAGCGAAATTATCTCAACACAACAACGCAAGGTCCGAAAGATACGGAATATAATCCTTTATCCGACCAACGCAATTATTATGGGATCGATCTTACTATCACTGTCTACGCTACTGTATCTTGATCTGGAGAAGCCTGATCTTTTCAAAGATTTAATGCATCAAGCAAATCAATATACAGCACCACAAAAAGCCATAGCAGATGACTCGAAGAGGCTCAATGGACAATCAAATGTACAAGCTACAACACATGACCTTACTGGGGATACCAAGGAGTAG
- a CDS encoding TIGR01212 family radical SAM protein (This family includes YhcC from E. coli K-12, an uncharacterized radical SAM protein.), whose translation MAITEKPYLDFRSYLHSRYGKVLYRVPIDLGFGCPNRNADGSGGCAFCPVDGSRAKQTLGLDTIDEQIRKSIAFASERYGAEGFVAYFQAYTTTFASLEMQKHSYNYVLNKFPFEAIFIGTRPDCLSPKVLDYLAELNHTLDVWVELGVQTTHDSTLKQINRGHDWASSLAMIDQLKARGIRVAAHVILGLPGEDAHMINQTAVRLAQSSIDAIKLHNLHILKNTRFEQDYKQGHIQVMHPFEYGEHVIDFLRRTPSNRPILRLLTDSNDSDLIAPRWDISKGQFIEWIMTQMERRGVKQGDLCHIDVPGEGAVQSDICAGKQGLMIGSCHADAFQWFAQIKPIAWAVWDDAKSQVDLLRVRNADQHLRPVFGDPRWTSINLDHTSQYDVAVWNTNAVSHDVTRYTKDFIHRVVQRLASSGFCVVPTRDKAVLSTFASLGFEITPIQFDGIYGFIARQIKRGLFSEPQKAIAPKYKIEPYRDPNLCLPHRRILQSREEMIREGKNMHVI comes from the coding sequence ATGGCAATAACAGAAAAACCATATCTTGATTTTAGGAGTTACCTACACTCACGTTACGGCAAGGTTCTTTATAGAGTACCTATAGATTTAGGCTTTGGCTGTCCCAATCGTAACGCTGACGGCAGCGGTGGCTGTGCATTTTGTCCAGTTGACGGCTCAAGAGCAAAGCAAACTTTGGGGCTTGATACAATCGATGAGCAAATCCGAAAATCAATCGCTTTTGCTTCTGAGCGATATGGGGCAGAGGGTTTTGTTGCATATTTTCAAGCATATACAACGACTTTTGCATCACTAGAAATGCAAAAGCACTCTTACAATTATGTGCTCAATAAATTTCCTTTTGAGGCGATTTTCATTGGGACACGGCCAGATTGTCTCTCACCAAAAGTTCTAGATTACCTAGCGGAACTCAATCATACCTTGGATGTATGGGTCGAATTAGGCGTGCAAACGACTCATGATAGCACATTAAAGCAGATCAACCGTGGACACGATTGGGCGTCATCATTAGCTATGATTGATCAACTCAAAGCCAGAGGTATTCGTGTCGCTGCACATGTTATTCTTGGATTACCTGGTGAAGATGCTCATATGATAAATCAGACTGCAGTACGTTTGGCTCAATCAAGCATTGATGCGATTAAGCTACATAATTTGCATATTCTGAAAAACACACGTTTTGAGCAAGATTATAAACAAGGTCATATTCAGGTTATGCATCCTTTTGAATATGGCGAGCATGTCATTGATTTCCTGCGTCGTACGCCATCCAATCGCCCAATTTTGCGATTGCTGACTGATTCAAATGATTCTGATTTAATCGCACCGCGTTGGGATATCAGTAAAGGCCAATTTATAGAGTGGATTATGACGCAAATGGAAAGACGTGGCGTTAAGCAAGGTGATTTATGTCATATAGATGTACCTGGCGAGGGTGCAGTTCAATCGGATATATGTGCTGGGAAGCAAGGTTTGATGATAGGAAGTTGTCACGCAGACGCGTTTCAATGGTTCGCTCAAATCAAACCGATTGCCTGGGCAGTCTGGGATGATGCAAAATCGCAAGTTGATTTATTGCGAGTACGTAACGCCGATCAGCATCTAAGGCCTGTATTTGGTGATCCTCGATGGACGTCAATTAATTTGGATCATACATCGCAATATGATGTTGCGGTATGGAACACGAACGCGGTTTCGCACGATGTAACGCGCTACACGAAAGACTTTATACATCGTGTTGTTCAGCGTTTGGCGTCCAGCGGCTTCTGCGTTGTGCCGACACGTGACAAAGCCGTATTATCCACATTCGCAAGTCTGGGTTTTGAAATCACACCTATCCAATTTGATGGCATTTATGGGTTCATTGCTCGTCAAATTAAACGCGGCTTATTCAGTGAGCCACAAAAAGCTATTGCACCAAAATATAAGATTGAGCCGTATCGAGACCCAAATTTGTGTCTACCTCATAGACGGATTCTGCAAAGTCGTGAAGAAATGATCAGGGAAGGCAAAAATATGCATGTCATTTGA
- a CDS encoding ExeA family protein, with protein MYLNRYQLHTPPFENIPDPRFFFASEQHREALAAVEYTIRMRKGIVLVTGDIGTGKTTVGRAMLEQFASTNTIAQILHGHKTGTELILHIVRSLNIEVERKYDHASLLESLNHYLAQRVANGKPVVLFIDEAQTLSNEALEEIRLLSNFDTNTEKLLQLILIGQPELRDRIATDNLSALRQRIVLAKELYPMSFNDMTGYIDHRISVASTNPTSPVVSFENDSFRHIFQFTHGIPRLINVICDNALLLGLVKDRDIITPSMVQQVLCDMVPTIGQLDDLNHQPTKYKLAGNQ; from the coding sequence ATGTACCTCAACCGATACCAACTTCATACACCCCCATTCGAGAATATCCCGGACCCTCGCTTCTTCTTCGCAAGCGAACAACATCGGGAAGCACTCGCGGCTGTGGAATACACCATACGCATGCGAAAGGGGATAGTGCTGGTAACCGGTGACATCGGTACGGGTAAGACGACTGTTGGGCGTGCCATGCTAGAGCAATTTGCGAGCACTAACACGATCGCTCAAATTCTGCATGGGCATAAAACCGGAACCGAGCTAATACTTCACATTGTCCGATCATTAAATATTGAAGTTGAGCGCAAGTACGACCACGCTTCATTGCTCGAATCACTTAATCACTATTTAGCACAGCGTGTGGCAAATGGGAAACCTGTCGTACTATTTATTGATGAAGCACAAACACTATCCAATGAGGCATTAGAAGAAATACGATTACTTAGTAATTTCGACACCAATACCGAAAAATTACTTCAATTAATTTTGATTGGCCAACCCGAGCTAAGAGATCGTATCGCTACAGATAATTTAAGTGCATTACGTCAGCGTATCGTTTTAGCCAAAGAACTATATCCAATGAGTTTCAATGATATGACTGGCTATATTGATCACCGCATTAGCGTTGCGAGCACAAATCCAACCAGCCCTGTCGTATCGTTTGAAAACGATTCGTTTAGGCATATCTTCCAGTTCACGCACGGAATACCTCGACTTATCAACGTGATCTGCGACAACGCACTTCTACTAGGATTAGTAAAAGATCGTGACATTATTACGCCAAGCATGGTTCAGCAAGTACTGTGCGATATGGTACCAACCATTGGCCAATTAGATGACCTCAATCATCAACCCACAAAATACAAACTGGCAGGGAATCAATAA